The Roseibium sp. Sym1 nucleotide sequence CGGGCCTTAAGGCCCTCCTCAGGACGACGCCGTGGGTGGGCTAGCGTCCTTAGTCGTAGGTGTAGTCCATGACGCGGGCGTTCATCTGGCCGTTGTCGGCATAGGGCATGTAGTCGCGCATCAGCTTGCGGTAGGCGAGGAAGCTGTCGGTGATGCGCACAACCAGTTCGTCGTCGCTGGCCTTGAGATCCGCGACGACTTCACCGGCGGCATTGCCCATGGCGACGATGACGTCGTCCGGGAGCTTGCGCACCATCACGCCATGGTCGTTGACCAGCTGGGTCAGGGCCTGGGCGTGCTTGGTGTTGTACTCGGTGAGGACGTCATTATAGAGGCTGGCGCAGGCACGCTGCACGGCTTCCTTCAGGTCGTCCGGCAGATCGTTGTAAGCCTCCAGGTTGACCGCGCATTCTTCCGCGGAAGACGGCTCGCCGACGCCCGGCCAGTAGTAGTTCTTGGCGATCTGGTAGTAGCCGAGCGCGCTGTCGGTCCAGGGGCCGATGAACTCGCCGGCGTCGAGCGCGCCGGACTGGAGCGCCTGGAACATGGCCGGACCGCTCATGGCCTGGACCGCCATGCCGAGCTTGGAGCACATCTCGGAGGCAAGGCCCGTGGAGCGGAACTTCAGGCCCTTGAGGTCGTCGACGCTGTTGATCTCGGTGCGGAACCAGCCGGCCCATTGCGGCCCGGAATTGCCGCACAGGAACGGCTTCAGGTTGAAGCGCGCGTAGATCTCGTCATAGAGCGCCTGGCCGCCGCCATGGATCAGCCAGCCCGCCTGTTCCGGAGCCGTCAGGCCGAAGGGCTGCGAGCCGAACAGGAGAATGCCCTTGGACTTGGAGCCCCAGTAGGCCGGAACGGCATGGTAGAGCTCGGCCGTGCCCTGGCCGACGGCATCGAAGACACCGTTGCCCGGGACGATTTCGCCGGCTGCGAAGAGCTTGACCTCGATG carries:
- a CDS encoding TRAP transporter substrate-binding protein, with amino-acid sequence MKRRDFLKAGATGTAAVAASTLAAPAIAQDVRQWRMVTAWPKNLPGPGVAAQMLADRITALSGGRIEVKLFAAGEIVPGNGVFDAVGQGTAELYHAVPAYWGSKSKGILLFGSQPFGLTAPEQAGWLIHGGGQALYDEIYARFNLKPFLCGNSGPQWAGWFRTEINSVDDLKGLKFRSTGLASEMCSKLGMAVQAMSGPAMFQALQSGALDAGEFIGPWTDSALGYYQIAKNYYWPGVGEPSSAEECAVNLEAYNDLPDDLKEAVQRACASLYNDVLTEYNTKHAQALTQLVNDHGVMVRKLPDDVIVAMGNAAGEVVADLKASDDELVVRITDSFLAYRKLMRDYMPYADNGQMNARVMDYTYD